Within Xiphophorus hellerii strain 12219 chromosome 10, Xiphophorus_hellerii-4.1, whole genome shotgun sequence, the genomic segment TGAATGACTATCATCAACGTAAAAAAGGTGACAATTTGCATCAGCCACATTTTGATCCAATGTATTTATATCCATATCCACCCCACAGCTACATTTGTACATAACAAATTACGAAAACATAATGGAAGTACTCTCCTCAAAATACAGAGTAACAAAACTGACGGGTGCAGGTCATTTTGTCTCTTTGCcctttcatatttttgaagttttggtCTTTTCTAATACAGCTATTTGTAAACTATAATGTGGCTCCATCTGCCACAGGACATTTAGTACCAAccaagcagcttttttttttagtcatctTGTTACctgatttgacattttaatgacaCAAAGTACATTTCTATACCTTATTCGTGATTTCATTTATAGcttaatttcacttttaattaaCCAGGCAACACTTAGTGAGAATTGAAAATGCTCTGAGCTGTTGTCTTGGGAACAGCAACACATTTAAGGCCTCAAAAGACTTACGACATCCTGCAGTGCTGTTTCGTTCCCGCGCTGACAAACTATTTCCTGTTGGCGCTGACTGCAAAATGAGACGACAAATGTGTACAGAAGCACAGTGTACACCTGCAGAGCTGCTCTCATTACAGTATTCTTGCTGAGGCTGCAAATCCGACCCAGGAAACCAAAGTGCCTCCTGTAAACTGAACTCTCATGATAACGAGGGAAGAAAAAGCCAGGAAAGCACTTATGGGTGCACCTGCGGAAAACCCAAGTCCTCTGTCAGTTTGTGGATGCGGTGAGTAACCATCGTAATCTACTGGCCCACTTCGCATTAGTAAAGGTAACagagagcagaaaaagaaagaaaacggaTTACAGGAACCTCAGCGATGAGGGGAGAATGGGTGGGTCACTTACAGCACAATGGGCGTGATTGTGAGGAACTTTCGTGAAGCGGTGAACTGTACGCCGTAGTCCATCTGCTCCCAGTGGGTCAGGAGGCGAGCCTTGCCctgatcaggggtctcaaaggGAGTCCCTTTAACCGTATGAAGCAGGAGGTACATGCACTGCAACGAACGCACAACAACCAGCAAAACAGAGATATTAATAGGAGAAAGCTGGGAAATTTGGCTTTTTctcaaagtttaaacttaaaaacaagtttgtgcAAGGTGAGAACACCACCTCTGAACATGGAATGTTCATTGTAACCACTGTCTTAATTTGAACCACCAAACAAAcgctttttagaaaaaaatcacaactgtTCTGCATCGATCCTTCGCTGACACATCTCACTCATAAAAACTCAAAGCCATATGACGGAAGTAAAGCCTGCGGAAATTCCTCTCACCAGATTGTGGATAAGGTTGGTGAGGGTCCAGACGACCGGGACGCTGACGAAGGGGATGCTGAGCAGGATGATGTGAAGCAAGCCGATGCCCAGGATGTAAGACAGCCAGATGCCCCTGCTGTTCATCACCCGGGTGTTAGGGTTCACCTCGCTGTGCGCCGTGCCCACGTTCATGGTGGCGTGCACTGATGTCGCTGGAATTACCTGATACAATATAAACAAACGTCCAAATGTTCACGGCTATGACTTTTTCTTGGTTGCAGAAGGTAATTATTTAACAATCCTTGTTGATTGAAAGATCACAGGACAATGACTCATAGTCTCATTAGACATCTTAATGTTTCTGTCCTATACAGCTGCAGGGAAACTCTGTCCAACAGGGTGAATTGATGAGTAAAGTATGAACTCATGACACTCGAAATCTGTTAATTAGTGATGATTTTATTCCTAATAGTCCATTCAATATTAATTATTATGCCCCTTTTGATGCAATGAAAAAAGATTTGCGATATACTGCACAGCCCTATGTAAAACATGCATTacaaaacatttggttttcATGAATcaccaaagaaaagaaaatgaaattctGCCAATTAGGGGTTAAATTTCTGGCAACACTTTTTTGAGTTTAACTCATAATCAGGAAGtatattacattaaaaactgcttttcttttgatttgttggtcaaggacaaaaaaataatttactcttttttaccttttaattgAAGGCATCTaaactaaaaactttaaaaaaaactcttgaaatGAACAAATGGGTTCCACTTTtggaattaataaaataaattaagttttatataaaaatttatTGAAGACCATCATTAAAGCAGTGACTGCATGGACAGCAGAGCATGACTAGTTAATCTTCTGAATAAACGTTCAATTTCTCAGTGACTCTCTTTGTAAATGTACGATTTATTAGTCATTCCAGGCGTAAGACAGAGAAGTAAAGGAGAACAGGGTTATCTGGTCGTAGCCTGGGGCTGTGAAACAATCCGTCTCCACATTTGCATTTGGTTGAAACCAAACCTAGTTCAGTCAGAAATGTACTTACAGTTTACCTAGACATTAGTACTTTGGAATAGTTATGATCTTATACATATTCTGAGCATTCATCttaatttattccattttagtTTATGGTCTTATGAGCACCAGTTACtccatatttttgatttttttgctaaaatataaaatgctggtATCATTTGAAAGTCTAGCTGAATCACTTAATTGATATTTgttttgaagaacatttttggCTGACCCATCTAATAAAATAGATTACAAACTCTGACTTCAAGTGAAAACATTAAACCTACAACTGTCGTGGATTCTATCCGAGCGTTTCATGACAAAGTATTGAAGTTGACTGAATTAGTGAAATGAATAATATCAAAGCTTGAAAAGTATgacatgtatttgtatttagcaACCTTTATCTAATACTCCTAAACATAATCTGATTTGTTGCCTTCAGAAGTAACGCCTAATTCATAAATAACTAGGTGTAATTTGTATCGCAGGAAGTACAAATCCAGTTGTCTAAAAGGCCTCAgcaggttttgttttcagagaaaGGGCATCATTAAGACCATGGACAGGTCAGGGAGGAAATAGAGAAGCTTAAAGTTGAGTTAAGTTACAAAACAAAGCTTTCAACGTCAACATTCAACTTTCGCAAAAACTAACACTGTATCCCATTCTGAACACACCATCTCCACTATGAAGCACGGTGACTGCACCATCATGCATGGggatcttttttgttgttgttgctttcacTAGGGACATAACAGCTGGTCAGTGTCTATGAGATTATGTATTGAGTCAAGTTATAGACAGTGGTAAAGAAAACCTGTCAGAGGCTGCAGATTACTTACATTCAATCAAATACACTTAAGTTTGTGACTGAATTATGgcataatgtgaaaaagttcaaggggccTGAAGATGTTTACAAtacaaaaaatgaatgaaaagcgCGTCTGCCAGACCATAATAACATTCTCAGTAACGGAAAAACAGCTTGAAGAGTAACACATGTCAaagtttttgctgttatttcaaaAAGTAACCTTTAGAGGCGAGACAAAGTccttagagagagaaaaataactcaCTGCCGTCAGTGAACAGCCGCATCCCAGCATGCTTTCAAACTTACTTACCTGCAAACTGAATTACCTCAGACTGAATGTCCTCCAAGCCTATTCGGCTAGAGGGAAGATGAGCCGATTTCTCTTCAGTTCAGTGAGTTTCCACTTACCGGGTGGAGAAAGTGGTTGAACTCCGACCTGGCCGGGGGCAACAGTCCGTTATCACTGGTTCTGTGTAATCTATAAACTCAGTTATGTAACCGGGAGAGGTCCGGGTGCTTCCAAATGTCTCTTTCCTGCTCTCCCTGAGCTCCACACGACCGCTCAGAGTGGAACCATCCGCTCAGGGAGGCGCAGATCAGCGACGCTCCGCTTCCACACCGTCCTCCACCACGCCAGCTGCTGACAACACGGCACAGTCCACAAAGAGCCCGTCACTGATACATTCACTCTCACGGACGCGTGTCTTCGCGGAGGCTTCGCTCATCGCATTTTGCAGCGGTTGGTTGGCTTGTGTCACGTGGGGAGAGTCGAGCAATGAGCGTCTGGTACGGTGAGTCGCCGCGGACGACGCCCCCTTCACGTAATCCAAGAGAGGTGGGATTAGGAAAAATGAGTGGAGTTCAGGGCAGacaaattgtattattttatgtagagaactttgtgtgtgtgtgtgtgtgtgtgtgtaaaaaaacaaccatttctGAGCttcctaaatgtattttttttcaactcTAGTTTTTGAGAGAGAGCTGCAGTTCTAGTATTCCATTCCACAACACATGGATGTAGTGTTCCTGCTTCATTCATGCAGTTTCTAACCCAAGATTCCTCACATTTCCGTTGTCAAACTTTTAGTTTAAAAGTGATATTTCTACAGAGAtgaatatgcaaataaatatacaaatacatAATGGGGTGGATGGTTATGAGTGGACATACATAAATTGAGTAAGTAGTATAATGCAAAAAGGCTTACAGAGAATCTTTGATGATATCTTGAACTGCTGTTGCAACAGTATATATCATATAGTGGTCTATCAATAAACAATGAAGCATCACCAGGTTAATCTTTCAACAAATTTTCTCTACGTGTTCTCATCCCACTGGAGCAGCACTAAATACACACTGGAACAACTTGACCTATTAAAGAAGGGGTATTATGCAATTTTTCAGTCGCATATAGTGCctttttatagcataatcagaCAACTATGTTACCTGGagttgttttgaaaatgatgtatatatcaaaaacaaatttgactttaCATCGTAGCCATATCTggtgccttgaaattggcctctgtctctttaagatccTCCTAACCTTTAAAACACTCCcattcagcacatcatcacaacaatgcttttCCATGCTGTGCATTGATGCCGTTCACAACTGTTCTTAAGTGTGCTGTGGTTTGTGTGACAAGCTAAGCAGAGGTTCCACCAGATGCTTCCCAaatgctgctgccgctagtccgGTGGAGCTGTGAGGAAGAGGTTCAGGGTGGGGTAGGGCTGTTGGGTGGATTGGGAGGTAGCCTTTTTGTACAAGATCTAAGAGAGACAGATGACTGAGTGTGACCAAACATCAACAAATAACAAACACGACTAAAAATGTACATCATGTGATGTCTTTCTATTCTAAATGTCCATTTCAACATGTTGATGAGGTGTGCATTGAAGAAGTTTCCATTCCCCTTTACATTTAAAGTAATAGCTGCAAGgttctcaaaacattttaaagctgaaCCTCAGATTATTTAAGATTGTATTTTATGCTTTAGAAATACTTTGTTTAGTTACCACAATCCACCCAGTGTAACAGATACAAAgtatcacattttgtctcagaaTATACCTTCTGtgcaaatttaacaaaatactGAGTGAACTAAGTTAGGATGACAATATTTGTCAGGGAATTAAGTTCTTGATTGTTGCTTTGTTGGAGTAAGGCACCCTTTATTCCTTATGTAGCTAATGTGAGAGAGGATCTTgctggaggtaaaaaaaaaaaaaaaaaagaccgaCAGGCTTGATCCTCTGGTCCCAATATCAAAGAACAAGATTCAAAGATAAGTCCAAATGCTAATTTAGGCCCACAGTAGCCTGAGGCCTAAATGCTAACTGAATGCTAAATGTTCTGCTTGCATCCAATGTTATGCGATACCTACTCTAAGAGAACCCCCTGAGTTGAGTGGCATCAAACAGGTTTGACTGGCTGACAGAGAACCATCTCTTATGTTCACACCGCCTCAGGTGTGTTAGACGGGTAAGCTATGTAAACTTAGAGCACTAGTAAATGTGAGCCCCAGATGACAGTGGTGTGAAGTCATTATTGGCAATGGAACAAGGAAAGaatttttggaaatgttaaaaTACACATGAAGAGGAGAATAACATTCAACAACTAGTGAGTCTTGTTGATGCAGTTGGTGCTAAAATATTGCTATTTGCCTAAAAGACAGAATTTTCACTTGCAACTATTGTTCTAAGATGCTGGTGGAACAACTAAACAACTCTGCTTCAAATGAGACTTCAAAATTTAACAACTAATTTCTCTTAAGGAAAAGTATGTAGagatttgaaacagaaaaaaatgcagtgttacaatttacagttattttgaaaaagaaagttCACTTTTTCTAATTTCTAAGATTTTCTATATTCAAGACACAACATTTATAAATCTAACCGaaattgtgcaaaaacacacaataacaGCAGTGCCTTCtttcagaggcttcttcaaatatGCTGAAATatagactgctacaggagacaTTAACTTAACACAGCCATCAGCATCTACAACAACTCTTTCAAGAAAATTTTATAACATAAGctacaacatttattttgtgtattaataaagtgtttttattgacttaaaaagattttatactgTTATTATCTATCAAACCAAAATTAGGCTAAGATGGATAAGGACTGTGTAAAGGAACATTTCTACCCCTGCTGCTGCCacctgattattattttatcaaatctGCAGGCTACTAGGTGTTCTTAGATGAAAAGCATTTTAACCAGTTTGAACTTTACTGCAGATAATCTGCTGGATTCAAGTCTGTGTAGCTGtaactgtatgtaaatatcagaaaaatttCATTCCAACAGtgtattttacttttgataTCCAAAAATACTTCAGGTTTTCTTTGCCATCACCATCCCAGGACTCTGACTGCAGGGAACCAGCAGATGTCACCAATAGCCCACAGATCTGATCATGATCTTCATCCCTGCCTGTTTTCCCACACTGCAATTGTTTCTCTGTAATTCTTGCTTGAGAGAAACTATTGTAAAAaagcctctttttttattttataatttgagAAACTTACAATTATTATCTTATATGTCTTGTGTGTTTATATTGAATGTATGTTTTAACAgtcatgaaaaactaaaatacatataatGAGCATcatgtccaaaataaaactgcttttCTTTAGTACCATATATTTTGTATgatattttaatctaaatagtaaaaatatacagtagCAACAATGTTgagtaaagaacaaaaaattctataaacttaaaaaaagaaaaatttaagaaaatttgATTATGTTTTACTGTAGGCATTAGTGCACAAAAATGTGAAGCATCAAATTAAAATTGTAACCAAGCAATGCTGGAAGAAAGTTTACCTAAATGCAGAACTATTtggcagtttgttttttttttttgtttaatgtgtCAGTCAATGGTGCTGAGGATTTCTACACTGTTTGTGACAGAAATGACACTTGGAGGGGATTTCTCTCCAGTAGAGGTGGACTTGTGACCCAGACAGGCTAAGATGATAGCCTCGCTGGAAAAGGCTGATGCAGGGAGTCCATTATTGGCCCCGGAGGAAGCTGAGGATTAGAACACCAAAGAATTTCAATAAAAGAAGTGTCTGTTTGGGGGTAGGGGAGGGGCAGAAGGATGGTGAAGATGAGGTGGCGGGGGGTCCCCTCATTGTCCCCGTGGTGATTGAGAGCAAGAAGAGGGGAGTGGGATGGCATTGTGTTCACAGCTTCTCTGAAGAAGCTGGTTATTAGGGGGGATGGCTAAAAGAGGGGTGAGAGATGGGGAGGCTGTTGACTCTTCATCTTGTGTGAACAAAGTCCCTGGCACATAGCCCTCTTATCTCACTCTGTCCTGGACTCCCTTGTTTATGAGTCCCCGACGGGTGAGGGGAGGGACCCCCACCAACTCCAGCTTGCACGGCCACACATTGTAGAGCTTAAGTGCCCTTTAATTAGGCAGCCCCAGTGTCCGGCCGAAGACTGCTGCAGGTTTGGGCATTATGTCGAGCGGCTCACACGGCGACTCAAACTATGGAGAGATGGAGTGTTTGCTGCTCTaatgaaaaagatttatttGGGGGCTGAACTCTTGTCATCTGTCCTAAAAAGTCCAGACAAAGGCATTTGTGTTATCTTTAACAGTGTTCCATTTCCAGGAGATGGGTCTCCTAACCGCTGAGTGGCGTATCACTTCCAAATCTCAATACAGTCAcaacaataaacacaatttaCATCCTACTGACAGAATACAGTGCCAGATTGACCTTCACTACCATCATCAGGCATTAATTACTGAGAATTGCTCAACAGATGGAAGCAACATGAATCAACCATGACTCTGGCTCATGGCTGAATCCACTTTAAAATCCATAGACAAGTACGTTTCTTCCTCAAACTTAGTCAAACTCGCAAAATTGTCATTGAGATTTAGCACAATTCTTTATCACAAACCTACAAAGCACAGGATCCGAAAGGCATAAAGGAGGGAGGTGAACAAGAGGTACTGGGAATTTGCTGAGCTACTCCAACAAAATGAGTAATTCCTGGATGCTCCTTTGTGTGAGAAGCTTACACGATGAGAGCActgaaaagaggaaggaaaagagtaaaatatagtgaaagatggaaagaaagacagacagagggGACTGATGAAAAGGGCGGGATTGGGTATGTTCAGAAACTTTCTCGCAACAGCCTCAGTGTGTTTAAATACCCTCCTAATCCTGGTTTTATTGGCTGCCTGTGTCCAGCCATGCTATTCGGATTGAGTAGGATTGGTAGAGAGGTGGGGGGCTTAACACATGTCCTT encodes:
- the ormdl3 gene encoding ORM1-like protein 3 → MNVGTAHSEVNPNTRVMNSRGIWLSYILGIGLLHIILLSIPFVSVPVVWTLTNLIHNLCMYLLLHTVKGTPFETPDQGKARLLTHWEQMDYGVQFTASRKFLTITPIVLYILTSFYTKYDRIHFVVNTVSLLTVLIPKLPQLHGVRIFGINKY